A stretch of the Panicum virgatum strain AP13 chromosome 9N, P.virgatum_v5, whole genome shotgun sequence genome encodes the following:
- the LOC120692875 gene encoding LIM domain-containing protein PLIM2b-like, translating into MTFYGTQDKCKACDKTVHFIDLLTVDSIPYHKYCFRCSHCKGTLSMCSYSSMDGILYCKTHFEQLFKATGSFCKNFPTGPKANNEQSKVPNKLSSVFCGTQEKCAACNKTVYPLEKMTMEGEPYHKTCFKCARGGCLLTTASYASHNGILYCQNHFWQVFKETGSYSNLLKPAAGKNSAADEPEAAAEPPEEEASPEQVPEAPEVQEH; encoded by the exons ATGACGTTCTATGGTACGCAGGACAAGTGCAAGGCTTGTGACAAAACCGTGCATTTCATTGATCTACTCACCGTAGATAGCATTCCGTACCACAAATATTGCTTCAGATGCAGCCACTGCAAAGGCACACTTTCG ATGTGCAGCTACTCCTCCATGGATGGGATTCTTTACTGCAAGACCCATTTTGAACAGCTGTTCAAGGCAACAGGCTCCTTCTGCAAAAACTTCCCCACAG GTCCGAAGGCAAATAATGAGCAG TCTAAGGTCCCCAACAAGTTATCCTCCGTTTTCTGCGGAACTCAAGAAAAGTGTGCTGCCTGCAACAAGACTGTATACCCATTGGAGAAG ATGACAATGGAGGGCGAGCCCTACCACAAGACCTGCTTCAAATGCGCCCGCGGCGGCTGCCTCCTGACGACCGCCTCGTACGCCTCCCACAACGGGATCCTCTACTGCCAGAACCACTTCTGGCAGGTGTTCAAGGAGACCGGCAGCTACAGCAACCTGCTCAAGCCCGCGGCTGGGAAGAACTCTGCCGCCGACGAGCCCGAGGCCGCCGCGGAGCCACCCGAGGAAGAAGCGTCACCGGAGCAGGTCCCGGAAGCTCCCGAGGTGCAGGAGCACTGA